From Spirochaetota bacterium, one genomic window encodes:
- a CDS encoding PaaI family thioesterase: MIEFEDKTCFGCGKSNERGLKLHLKFDPDTKTAYGEFKADQTLEGPPNIIHAGIIASVLDETMMTVNKYMEYIALTGEITIRYLQPAFIEENLYIRGWFVKKNKRVIENRAEIENEMGKIVARAKAKYIEVEEIPQPE; the protein is encoded by the coding sequence ATGATCGAGTTTGAAGATAAAACATGCTTTGGTTGTGGAAAATCTAACGAAAGAGGTTTAAAACTTCACCTTAAGTTTGATCCTGACACAAAAACGGCATACGGTGAATTTAAAGCAGATCAAACATTAGAGGGTCCTCCAAATATTATTCATGCAGGCATCATAGCAAGCGTACTTGATGAAACTATGATGACTGTAAATAAATATATGGAATATATTGCGTTGACGGGTGAGATAACCATTCGGTATCTTCAACCAGCGTTTATTGAAGAAAACCTCTATATCCGTGGCTGGTTTGTTAAGAAGAATAAACGAGTCATTGAAAACAGGGCTGAGATTGAAAACGAAATGGGTAAGATAGTAGCCCGTGCAAAAGCTAAATATATTGAAGTAGAAGAAATACCTCAACCAGAATAA